Genomic segment of Panicum virgatum strain AP13 chromosome 9N, P.virgatum_v5, whole genome shotgun sequence:
AGTTGAATGAAGTATAATTCTATCAGACGTCGAACATTTTGAAACTAGGACGGCTCAAAACTACACTGCGGAGCTACCTGTCCCGAACTGACTAGTGACTACCAAGCAGCAATTCAGCAGCACGCAGCTCCTCAATTATCGTCCAGCGGGGCATTTCGAGCAAAATCCCCAGCGCCCCACCCCCTCAATTACGCAAATGCATTCGCACCTATCAACCAGCATCAAACCAAAAACTCTTAAGAAAAGGGAGGGGAACAAGCGTGACCTTCTCATTTTTGAACCGCGTGCGGATGTTGCCCAGCTCCTTGTCGACACGGAGGCGCTCCTGCTCCTTGTTGTGGCAGTTGCGTATGTCGCTGATGAAGACCGAGAGCCCCCGCATCCCCGAGAGCGCCATCTCCTCGTCCCCCGGCTGCCCCCGCCCCCGACGCCGCCTCTAGAGAAACCCCAGATCCGCTTACCGCCGCGCGAGATCTGGCACCGGATCGGGGGAGCAAAACCCCGCGGGGCGGCGGAATGGATCGGTACCTCCGCGCGTGTAGACGGTGCGGGGAGGAGGATGGAAGCGGTTTTGATTCGGTGGCGGCGGTCGTCGGAGGTGGACGGCGGGGAGGGGCGGCTGATCTGCCTGCCTGTCTGCCCCGGCGGTGGTGTGCGTGTGCTGGATTGGGGGGCGCTTTTTCGCTGGTTTCTGGAAGGTTTATTGCGTCCGCcaaagaagaggaaaaaaattGGCGTGGCTGGTCGGGTTGAAGTTTAAACTCAGGCCATGAGATTTTAGTAGATTTGGGGTTGACTTTGATCTTCCGTCCAGCAGCGGACTCCTTGGCTCTGAGGGTTTACATGCAAACTgtaaagaacaaaatttgctcaGTTTTAAATATGCTCGTTTGAGTACCAGCGCacatttgttcttttctttggtcAAAGAGCCTGGTTTGATTGATTAATTTGGTGCTGATTCATTTGAAATCCATGAAATTTTGATATAGTCGTTAAGTATCAAAGTAGATATAATTGGTGGATCACTCTTTTTTCAAATATGTGATAAGGAAATAGATTGATACAGTTGGTTTGAATACAAGTGGTTGCCATACCACTAGCTATATTATTACACAATTTATGGCATTGTGAGAGAATACTTACTCTGTTTTAAATTTTAAgtcgttttgatttttctagatatatataaactacatatatatatttttatagttgAAGATGAATTGTGGATTATGTTATGTAAGAATAATTACCTGATTACAGGAGCCATGTCCTTGGTTGTATAACATAGACTACATAAATAAAACATGCAATATGATAGAAGTCCCAAAAGATCACACCACATAATCTTTCATGGGGTACACTCAATATAGAACACAATTTAGTAGTATAGTACGTTAGTTAGTTCCGGGCATCAATACTATTATTTTGAGCTTGGAGCAAGACCAGTTTCGTTGGACTTACACCGACGGTGTCTGGCGATGATCCATGTTGAAGTCTATAGGAGCATGTTCAACAGATTACTCATCCCTCTCCCTAATACACTATTTTGGTGACGGAGATGCTCCAGCAGATTACCAATTACCAATCTAATCTCCATTTGATAATCACTAAAACACACCACCCTCTCACTTAAATGTGGAGGGTTTTTCCTCTATCCTACTATTAGTGATTGTATTTTGATAGTCTCCTGAAGCAACTATTACCTAAAACATAAAAATAGTTATTATTAATTTGACGGAGATGCTCTAAGTTAAACAACTTTCACTTCAATTCCAGGCATGTTCCTTCTCTCGTGCAACCAGGGTTTACGAAACTGGTGGTAactggtccggtttgaccggtaactggCCCAgtttcggtttgggccggtatgaaaccggcacaaatttaaaatttgaatttgaattaaaaaaatgaaaaatgccCAAAAAAATtgctaaaaatacttcaaggtgcgacgaatctaatggtgtcaaaatttctcaaaaattcgttcatttagtatagtttgcggaattttgaatttaaatcaaaaaacaaaaaagaaaaagaaaaaaaaccgaCGGACTATTAAGACCCACGGCGCTCTGGCGAGGTTGATAACGTTCTGGACAGAGCTGGGGGGTCGCGCGACCCCAGAACCCTACCGCCCCCCCCCACCCACTCCCTGTCCGCCGCCCCAGGAGGCGACCGGCGCCAGCAGCCGGAAATCCGCACGCCGAGCCCGGCTAGCCGGCCGGTTAGTCCGGTAAGCCGGCCCGGCCTCgggctggtcgccgaccggcggGCAGAGGCGGTTAGCCGGCCAGTGCGACCGGGAGAGAAGGTAAGAAGTGATTTTTTTAATAGAATGATTGGTTAGGTGTATGATTTAGAAcattagatgatttgttttaggatttaggttagAGTTAGGTGTATGGCTGATATGTTTTAGAttttaggtaagatttaggtgtaagaattaggatttaggtaagatttaggtgtaggatttaggattttatttatgtgattgatatgtttttgttgtccatgtatgcagatagacaatggcaggcAAAGATGTTATATGGGAAcacggtgaaaatctttatcccggatggcgatgcaactattgtcgtacgcagaaagaaggaggtggtgcgactagattgaaataacatttggctgggcgcggggcaGAGGTGGTCCATTGTAGGAATGTGCCACCTGGTGTGCAGGACTTCTTTCAGCGTAACATTGATAGGGCAAAGAAGACAACTGCTGACCGGgctcgagagaggttgagacgggagaagtctgcagcggagggaaactatcccggtgatgaggaagatgaggaggctcaggtgcagcatgccatggatctatcgagagcggaagcagagttccgacgggggtggaacagagaggaggtgcatacGAGCGTGGAGGGGGcagtggttcgacgaggggaAATGCTATGTAGAGGATGTTTCGAAGGACAacttcgcagagggagagtcctgtggtggaggagTATAACTTGGCAGttggtgggagaagaggaatgacgcAACCAAGGATTGATATAGGCTCGtggacgcagaagggtaagaatgcaaatgaagctattggtaaagcttggtcaaagtttttccatattgcaggagtacctggaagacaggctgaTAGTCCATACTTTGTCAGCGCGGTcagggagacacagaagtggggtaAGTTTCCTTTCATTGGAACGACACCTATGAGCTTACATTCttgtatctcatgattttcatatggttgcaGGTGATGGTATTGCATTacccactggacgggatattgatggcaagtaccttgatcagaacgagcaagacttgaagacgaggcacgtaaagtttcagaaagactggcCCTTATTGACCAGTTggtgatttcattgaccagctggctcatctttctttctatgatgagaataatccggtgcgggaatggatggaatatggtagatttaaccgggctccagttctggacgaggatgatgatgacagcGACATCCCTCTCCAGTCCCATCttgtcagagatcaaataaacttgtcagatctacgtgaggctacgggGGATGCTTCCATCAGCGATTGAGCATGTAAAAATgtgggtgacactcacctagggaagaggaAGTTGCAGAAGGGGCTTACGAAGGGTCACCCGAAGCGTCGAAAAGCCAAAGGAACAGCAAAACCAGTaagcagcgacaccgagactgatgTTGATGATAGTCCCCGTATCAGGAGTCCAAGGATAGCACCTCGGCCGATGATAGTGATGATAGTGACGGtgctgatgctgatgctggtggtagtggtggtggtggtgctgctggtggtggtagtggttgTGCTCAtggtgttcgtttcacaggtatatATTGCACATACAAATACACACATATTTCTGATTATGagtattgactactaattatgatatatggttgattgcaggggagactcagttcacacatgctactcaggacaccgaccatttctcgcagaggagaacaggtggatcgaCGGACTACGACACTCCACatgactcttcttcctcctacagcgattccaggcactcttttcactaccccattcttgacatcagcatgcagccaccgacgagatgggtgtacgaatgggaagacccccatttctacactatgttagttcaggaatgacagacaacatcggcgtggacgagCCAAACTTGGCAAtactacaaggctgagctgcttagagtgcgaggtatcgctttgatgtccaccgccgaataccaaaccacgtcccaaatgggggtcttcccattcctacgttgaactCTTATTTGATGTGTATAAGTGTATGACTCGGTATTTATATacacgcttattactattgtatttgtatgcatgattataaattgttgctttggtgtggtcatttacattaatatgtgcatagctcatgctaaaattttcatttatttcacaccggggaACCACTTTTAACCGTCGGAAAATATCATTAAACTagcggtataccggccaaaccggccggtaaaccgatcCGAACCGGTTGCACTGCGgtttttgaattcaaccggtttggaccggtttccggccaaaccggaccggcaTACCGGTACCAGACCGCGCCGGTTTGGCCAGCGCCGGTTTGGCCAGACCGGTCGGTAACGTTAACCCTGCGTGCAGTGCAGCACAACTTGATTGGGTACGGCTACCAACGCAGCTCAAGCGAAATGTCGACACAATCTGATTGGCTGACTCTTGTCACGGCCACTACGCGCATCAACCGAAACGAGCACCTCAAACACGCGATGCAAAACCACATGCTCCCTCTCACCTAGCCTACGCTGTGTATTTTTCACCTACCCTTCAGCACATACACCTCAAACAATCGATGTATACACATGTGACCACCTGTGACATTCGCTGCCACTGACGATGTTTTTGCTTCAGTTTTGACTTTTGAATGCAGACATCCGAGAGCAGCGGATGCGGGCGCAGGCCAGCGGTTCGGTTCAGCATGGGGGCAATGTGACAAACGGCCCTTCTCTATATCATTGAAATTTGAAACCGATCATTGGGCTAGAGTCACATGTTAGCATACATTATAAGCCAGCCCAAACCAGAACCTGTGAACCAGCAAAAATCCCTCGTTTTGATTTCTCAGTTCGTTTAAGCCTTGCCAACAAAAAATCCAACCAGAATTCGTCTCATTAGAGAACCACCATGTACGGATATACCATGCAAGCACAACAGCCCCCTGCAACCATGCAACTTCATAGAATTGCACCACCTTTGTCAATCATCTTCAGGTGGCGAAAACTCAACCATTTGCATACCCCTCCCAGCAACAGCAATCTGGTAATTCGTATTTGCCCTGATAAAGACAAACCACCACTACCATCAGAAACATCAAAAGATAGATGTAAAGCACACACATTGTTAAAGACTGACTCACCGATCATGGAAAACATCTAGAGTTTCAGGCTCAGGCACACTAATGATAGCATGGGAGTATTCCGTGAATTTGCCGGATGATCCTATCCTCCAGCATCTTACTCTTTGATCAAGGCCAGTAGAGAAAGCCCAGGTACCGTCTGTCCATATTCCTAGCGAAGTAGCGAGAACATGCAAATGTAGAAATGCTTTACTCCAATGAAACAGAAAGAAAAGGTAGAAACATATGAACTACATTGATTCAAATGGTGACAAACCTTTAACTGCGGCACTATGGGCTGATGGGACCTTATGTTGATGTAGAATTTTAAGTATACCATTGTCATGCAAGTTTAGCCTAGCTGTGGTAGCTGAGCAGTTTTCAAGGGATCCTATTGTGAAGATGAAGCACTGAACAGCCTGATCATCCCCACCACTTATGATGCAGTATGACTTGTCAGGTGTTGAGTATGATATGTGGAGACAATTTACGCCTGACTGATGAACACCAGATAATAATTGTATAGGCCTCAGCTCAGGTATCTCACATGATTGGGTACTTGAAGGAATCTCAGAATTTGAGCCATCCCTTCCTTCATGCACTGCATTCTGAGTGTTATCCACACCAGAAGTTTCAGACGAATTTGCAGCAGCATATGGGGTACTCAGGTTGCTTCCATCAGGGGGTGGtatatctccatctctcttctTCAAAGAATGGTTTGCCAGTGATCTCCACCAGCGACGACCACCTTGGCTCCCTCTTCCTGTCCTGGGACGCTTTTGACAATCAATACTCATGTGTGGTTGTGTCTCCGATATTAGTTGCATAAAACCATGAACTGTTTCTGTCAGGTTCCAGAAAGTGATGCTACCATCTGTAGATCCACTCACAATAAGGTATCTATCTCCAGCATCATCTGAAAATCAGAGTGATAATTTCATTAAGATAAAAACAATGTCACAACAGGAGAAGAGAAAAGAGAACTGACCTTTATAGTGGCTCGCATTGATGATAATATGCCGCAGCACCAGAACCGGTGATGTCTGTGGAACCAACAAGGCAACATCAAACCTGTACAAAATGGAAGCAGCAGCTCAGAAATACAGCCAACAATAGTACAAATAAGAAATTTgtttcagaaattcagaacgCGTACCACAATCGAGAAGGCAACAAAAGAGCACGGAGCATAACTGTTGCGTCCGAGCaagcaacaacaacaaagcaTACTGTCAGCCTGCCACAGAAGGGAGATTACATgatgcaaaaaaaatgaaacaatgGCATGCTAGCTAGATTCTGTACTGCAAGCAGCACATGGATCACAATATTGGATCCTACCTGAGAACCGGATGTTTCAAAAGAAATGCTGTAACAGAAAGGTAACGCCAGTCATTTTCCATGTGATCCATAACACCCAGATTTGGCTGCACAACAGAGGAATTTCCTTCCTCACTACTCTGTTTTATATGGCCAGCTTTCAACCTGTTCCTGCTAAGCTTCGGTGGCATGTGGGTAGTCAGCCATTGAAATGACATGGCCAAATCACCACTTTCCAAGTTTTTGGTGCTTTGCTTGGAGTCAACATCTAAGCCATTCAGACATACTTGTCCATTTTCTGTCCTAGGTTGCAAAATCCAAGTAGTCAGGACTTGCTTTGATCCAACAGATATGAGTAAGAAATTCTCGTCTTTGTTTGCAAGCGCAATGTTATCAGAAATGTCGTTCAGACTGTAGTTACATGATTTATCTGTTATTGTGTAAGTCCTCGGGATGAAGCATGTAGCTCGCACAGCTGACCCACCAACATGCTCCCCTAGCAACTTTGAGGAACACCATCTTCCAGAACTACCAATCATGAATCTGTAATGGACGTCACTACATCAGTATAAAGATGGAACATCTGATTACAAATTGATCACTTAAGAAACAAATTATTTACCTTGTAAGGCGCACAGTTCCATCTTCACATCCTGTTGCTATCAACAGATCTGAGCTATTCTCAAGATTTGAATAGCTTGCTGGATCTATGAAGCACAATGAGTGCACTTCTCTACCATGAAACTGCAAATGGAGAACTTGAGGGAGTAATTTCTTATCTTGAGTTGGTGCCCAGTGCCTGTGAATGTGAATATCATGATCCTGCTTAAAAGCCAAAAACAGCAAAACGTTTAAGTATGCGATGAAAAATGTGCAACACAAAATGTAGTCAAACAACGGCAAAACTCAACTATGTGATGGAAAGTGTATAAAATGTAAAATATTGTTCCTTACAAGTTACGTAAGTAGGCCTTAGTCTGTGGCATTTTAGAGTTGAGaccatagtcacaggattcggggtcgatgcctcgtcccacgaCCCGGGAACGCCGTTCCGACTCGAGGATTGTGGccgaagagggtcagtgtcccattcaaggttggatcgtgtcccggtttgaaaggggtcgcagccccattgctagcagatttaattgggataagaaggttaaggacagtggattggtgtggtttttgttagacaatgagctgagCACGTGTAGCATGatctaaatgtactcttttatacgtttcttatatgcttgtgcagattagtttcgttcattagtagcacataatagtttttgtctttataaAGACACATtgacccgaagatatcgaccccgatgaatcagggtcgcgttccacataataattta
This window contains:
- the LOC120690243 gene encoding uncharacterized protein LOC120690243 isoform X4 → MLNFKSQSFVNQPASQDSVQIIPKLTLFGHSARIWDCYVSDSIVITAGEDCTCCIWGMDGKLIKMFKEHIGRGIWRCLFDPSSLLLVTAGFDSAIKVHHLCNSIFHDKVEDKVVSNGLNYDSEIFIVSSPSVLGHCGPLDSKSEYVRCLHFGEENVLYVATNNGYLHHAELSNIEDVRWTEIIQVTEKAPIICMDVMPTYSNLSLNKEDVIALGDGRGNVTIIRLTSGSIEPKVNLSFTWPAEKDRQLLGVYWCKSLECSHIFTADPRGVLKLWNIRDALFSSTDVINGPQKCPLVAVFESSFGARIMCLDASPREEILIAGDKKGNITAFPFPKILVLYDSCVAQQKMPPCDHFKGAHGISSVTSVYIKDSTSDHIEIHTTGGDGCICFFKYGRNVRKIEFFGMRQVKELGTIQSIYTNLAPESQLSTYAIGFTSADFIIWDLENETKMAQVSCGGWRRPYSYYLGTVPEYQNCFAFVKQDHDIHIHRHWAPTQDKKLLPQVLHLQFHGREVHSLCFIDPASYSNLENSSDLLIATGCEDGTVRLTRFMIGSSGRWCSSKLLGEHVGGSAVRATCFIPRTYTITDKSCNYSLNDISDNIALANKDENFLLISVGSKQVLTTWILQPRTENGQVCLNGLDVDSKQSTKNLESGDLAMSFQWLTTHMPPKLSRNRLKAGHIKQSSEEGNSSVVQPNLGVMDHMENDWRYLSVTAFLLKHPVLRLTVCFVVVACSDATVMLRALLLPSRLWFDVALLVPQTSPVLVLRHIIINASHYKDDAGDRYLIVSGSTDGSITFWNLTETVHGFMQLISETQPHMSIDCQKRPRTGRGSQGGRRWWRSLANHSLKKRDGDIPPPDGSNLSTPYAAANSSETSGVDNTQNAVHEGRDGSNSEIPSSTQSCEIPELRPIQLLSGVHQSGVNCLHISYSTPDKSYCIISGGDDQAVQCFIFTIGSLENCSATTARLNLHDNGILKILHQHKVPSAHSAAVKGIWTDGTWAFSTGLDQRVRCWRIGSSGKFTEYSHAIISVPEPETLDVFHDRANTNYQIAVAGRGMQMVEFSPPEDD
- the LOC120690243 gene encoding uncharacterized protein LOC120690243 isoform X3 — protein: MRLKEHEGSIFRIAWSSDGSKFMSVSDDRSARLWMLNFKSQSFVNQPASQDSVQIIPKLTLFGHSARIWDCYVSDSIVITAGEDCTCCIWGMDGKLIKMFKEHIGRGIWRCLFDPSSLLLVTAGFDSAIKVHHLCNSIFHDKVEDKVVSNGLNYDSEIFIVSSPSVLGHCGPLDSKSEYVRCLHFGEENVLYVATNNGYLHHAELSNIEDVRWTEIIQVTEKAPIICMDVMPTYSNLSLNKEDVIALGDGRGNVTIIRLTSGSIEPKVNLSFTWPAEKDRQLLGVYWCKSLECSHIFTADPRGVLKLWNIRDALFSSTDVINGPQKCPLVAVFESSFGARIMCLDASPREEILIAGDKKGNITAFPFPKILVLYDSCVAQQKMPPCDHFKGAHGISSVTSVYIKDSTSDHIEIHTTGGDGCICFFKYGRNVRKIEFFGMRQVKELGTIQSIYTNLAPESQLSTYAIGFTSADFIIWDLENETKMAQVSCGGWRRPYSYYLGTVPEYQNCFAFVKQDHDIHIHRHWAPTQDKKLLPQVLHLQFHGREVHSLCFIDPASYSNLENSSDLLIATGCEDGTVRLTRFMIGSSGRWCSSKLLGEHVGGSAVRATCFIPRTYTITDKSCNYSLNDISDNIALANKDENFLLISVGSKQVLTTWILQPRTENGQVCLNGLDVDSKQSTKNLESGDLAMSFQWLTTHMPPKLSRNRLKAGHIKQSSEEGNSSVVQPNLGVMDHMENDWRYLSVTAFLLKHPVLRLTVCFVVVACSDATVMLRALLLPSRLWFDVALLVPQTSPVLVLRHIIINASHYKDDAGDRYLIVSGSTDGSITFWNLTETVHGFMQLISETQPHMSIDCQKRPRTGRGSQGGRRWWRSLANHSLKKRDGDIPPPDGSNLSTPYAAANSSETSGVDNTQNAVHEGRDGSNSEIPSSTQSCEIPELRPIQLLSGVHQSGVNCLHISYSTPDKSYCIISGGDDQAVQCFIFTIGSLENCSATTARLNLHDNGILKILHQHKVPSAHSAAVKGIWTDGTWAFSTGLDQRVRCWRIGSSGKFTEYSHAIISVPEPETLDVFHDRANTNYQIAVAGRGMQMVEFSPPEDD